DNA sequence from the Malus sylvestris chromosome 10, drMalSylv7.2, whole genome shotgun sequence genome:
catccaagctataaaggatatgcatgatggagcaaagactgccgtaagaactcatgaaggacaaattGAAAGCTTCCCTataactgtagggttacatcaaggctcatccttaagttcttacctttttgcattggtaatggatgagttaacgggacatattcaagatgatattctttggtgtatggctttcacagacgatatagtgttgatagatgaaactcaggaagggataaatgcgaagcttaacctttggagagaagtgttggaatctaaaggtcttcgcctaagctgatcgaagacagaatatatggagtgcaagttcagtgcaaatggagtcCCAAATGAGTTAGGgatgaggatcggagatcaagaagtaccaaagagcgaccgctttcgctacctacgatctatcttgcaaaagaacggagaattagatggagacctcaaccatggaatacaagctagatggatgaagtggaagagtgtatCCAGCGTATTGTGTGACCACTATATGCCACTGAagttcaagggaaaattttataggacggcaaaaGGCCGGTGATGCTATAGGGCAcgaaatgttgggcggtgaagcatcaacacgtacataaaatgggtgtagtggagatgaggatgtttCGTTAGGTGTGTGGgtacacgagaaatgataaaattaggaatgaggatatccgaggtaaagtaggagtagctgaaattgcaggaaagatgagagaaaatcggttacggcggtttggacatgtgcaaagaaggcctactgatgctccggttagaagatgcgactacgggacagaggtccagggctgaaggggtagaggaagatctaggaaaactttggaagagactctaagaaaagacttagagtacttggatctaacggaggacatgacatggaaccgagcacaatggcgttctaggatttatatagccaaccccacttagtgggaaaaggctttgttgttgttgttgttgttgttgtgaaaGCAAGAAGTATATAACCGAGACCAAAAAGAATCCCACCTCACCCTGTAGGATTTTAAATCCGGCTTATGTTCTAACCTTGTCTCCTCATTCTTATAGCTTCTCAGCCATCATTGTCTTTAATCCCATCTTCCTCGAATCCAATTCTGCCATGCTCAACCACCATGTTAACTTACTGCCCGTTTTCTCCAACCCAGTATGAAAAATCAAAGTCACACGTCAAATACCCAACACAAATCTTTTGCAGAAGATCAATAGGTAGAAGAATGGTTGAAGATGAGGAGTAAGGTGGTGACAAATATACAGCGGCAGAAGATTTCTGTTAGGCAGAAGAATGGTTCAAGTATTTTGTACTGCCTTGTTGACGATTTCTGTTAGCTATTACTGGTGATGCTGTTCCAGCTACCTGTGCACCCTTATTTTGTGAATGGCACAAGTTTTTGGTGGAAGGAAGAAGGGTAGAGGTTTAGGGAGATGTTGGGTGATGACTGTGTTTTGGGTAATTTGGTTGGAGGACATTGGAGGATGTTACTGACAATTGTACTGATTTAGTTTTGGTGGTGATTTTAGCGCTTTTTGATCTACATTATGGCAAAAACAAGTGCATTTTTGGTTCAAAATTAGTACAAGAAATGAAATTTAAAGTCAAAATCTTGTCTTTTGATTCGTCACTTTTAACAATCACCTGGATCATGAATTCTGTGGTTACGTTTACTTTCTCCAATATCTAGTGGTTTCTTAGGTTCCGGAGAAGAAAATAGCAGTTTCTTACATTTTTCAGAGCAAAAATGTGTCGTAGGTCCTTTCATACTTATTTATGGTATAGGTATAACAAATAATCTTCTGATTTTAGtggctttttgttttttttattttttttaggaacATGGGAGAGCTGGGATGCATACAATCGCTTCTGCCAATGCACAACGTGACGGCTGCAACCTGCCTCACATCTCACCTGGCTGCCAATGCACGGGGGTGTTGCGAGTTGTCACACGGTACCTTCTGCCGCACTTGTCAGGATCGCTAGTAGTCGCTTTGTGAGTCTTGCTGTTTCTAGGACACATGACTAATTGAAAGaaatgttatttattttttgcattttCTTTTGAATCCTTCAGCTGAGTCCCCAGGAGAGCCTGAGAGTAGAATAAATATTTTTGCCTCATTTACATCTAGACAGAGTGCGGTTGAATGATAGAATGATTCATAAACTAGGTAGGATTTGTAAGTATGTTAAGATTGATTAATGAGAACAAATTGCGATTGGGATTGATAGGGAGGAATGGAAAAGATGGGTGATGCGCAAGGACTTCGAATCATCTAAAGGCAGGAGAATGATCAATTGTTGTAGGTCCTCTTTCATTCCCTTTTTTGGACATTATAGATATTTAACTTTTCAATCGTGAATTTGAGTAAAACGAATGCCGTTTGGTCAAAATAATGCACTTCGGTAGCACGTTTtatattcctttttctttttctttttccttttcaggCTATTCTAAATAACTGCTTTGACCAATTGTTTCCATATTAAGTAGGAAACACTAGAGTTGCCAATTTTGCAAATGTTCCTGTACATAATTTGATTGCTAGTCTGAAGCGAGGAGTGGGAATGCCTTGTTGATTGGAGCTTGTATTTGCCTTTTCTTCTCTTGATTATCAGTTGGGACACCAGCtcctacttttttattttttatgtttcacGGTATATATTTCTGATGCATTCTTAGAGAAGACATGCTTATTGTGACCGTTGGATTTTATAGTTCACACCTTCAACCTTGGTTGCTGGTTtcacttatttatttattaccaaATACTTGACTAGCAATGGTGTATGATTTCTTCCGTCATTCTTACGAACTCGATAATTAAGCAAGAATGTTTTACGTTGAAATAAAGAAAATGTAAGAGTTTATATGAGCTTGTATGCTTTTATTTTCAGTCTGTTGCATGcaactttttaatcttatacTGAGACATAAATGCTTTGCTGCACAAATGATTTTGACATTTTGTTCTCtgtttttttgttgaagttttATTTTGGAAGAATATCATTCTCACATGGTGAACGTCAATTTTCAGCATGAAGTGTTGGGTTTTTTTCCAGCCCATGATAAGTTGTCCTACGTCTATAAGGAATTATAGTCTTAaaggattaaattgttttcccaattggggTTAGTTTCTCAATAGGAGAAGTATTCATAACTAAATTCCAAGTAGGATTAATAATtcttattgaagaagacctttattatgtatatataaagggactattgtactagttttgaattggagggagcaaaacaatattttgtataccactcaagggattggagCGAGAGAATGTTGTAAGGGCAAAGTGTgtgcgagagaaaagaaaagagatagtgTATTTCTTGTCCTTGTTATTTCAGGTTTTTCGTCAAGTCctagttctagagatttggcaagattattggttgtactcattattgatatagtgaaagattATTGTTGCTGTCTCGTGGACGTAGTCACATAttgccgaaccacgtaaattcttggtgttatttatcttggttatttgtttttcgatttccggagtttgttcttgtttttctcATTCTTAAACGCGATATTCTCAACATGAAGTTGGGGAATAACCAAATAAGTGTTTGCATATGTTTGAATTCTTACACAGTTGTGCACCTCTGCTATTCCATTGCAGGAACTTGAAAGGACTTTTAGATCAGCATAGTTTGAATGCATCTCAACATTGTGGGTGATCGTAGAGTTTGGATGTAACCCGTAGGAACAAGTGCTTTTGGATTAGGAAAGCTTAGTAGGAGTATGTCTTTTTATACTTCATAAAAAGAAACTTGGTAGTTCAGCTGATTTCTGGATGAGCATGACGGTTCATAGGTGTCTGGACTTCATTGCTTGTACGTGGTAAATTTCTGTCTCGTAAGCTGTGACTGAATGTTTTAATGTtcatttgttgattattatcaaCCTATGTTAGTGTTTGCTCTTTTGAACAATAATGCCAGTTCTGATAACACTGTAGCATTTGCTATTACTTATTTGATGATAAATTTTCCGACGATGCTTCACGGTAAAGTTCTTGCGAATAAACGGTGTTTCAGAGGAACATTTCGTGACCATTTATAGCAACTCCATCCTAAACTGTTTGTTAGATTGAAGATTGTTATGCCATTTCAAAATATCTTGCGTAGGTCATACACATCTGGGACTCGTGATTCTGTTTGCATATCGAAATTATGCCGGGGTGTGAATGTCATAATAGAGACTAGAAAGCACATGGGATGCTTAAGTTGTGAGGGAAGAGTACAAGTGGTGCTGTGAGTTTGTGCAGGCCTATGGCCCCATTGCATTGACTTGTTTGTGGGAGCTGGAGAGGCTCCAACCTGGAGAAGCTGGTCCGTGAATCATGTGCTGAAATTAGTTGGTCTTTATTTTGGTTTTACTGCCAAATTTGGTTTAATCTTCTTGTGCCTGAGCACTACCTGAAACAATCCATTTTCCCCACATTTAAAAGATCTTGTAGCTTGCTTGAGCTGTAAATGAATGAAGTCAACGGCCCTCCCACCTGGTTTGGTCGAACGGCTACCCCGTGTTGGTCCTGAGGGACGGAGGAGGCTAGGTTAGCCAAAAGATGGTTATCGGTTCAAGGATGTTGGGTGCCCCTGATTTTCGAGAAGCCTCTTCCAAAGCATACGGCTTTctggattttgatgatgatatCTATAAAGATGGATCTTATATATGTTGTATAattcttatatgtatatatatataatgaagtttttgtttgtTGGAAACACAGCTGAGCTACAACTCTCTTGCAAGTGTGTGCTTGTTTTAGGGTTTTCAGACAAGTACTTAATCGGTTAGAATTAGTGACGATGTGAAAATCTTGAGTAGAATTTGAGATCAGATGTAATTATGGGTAACTAGATTGACGCTTTGATATAGTGTACAAACATTCCAAATTCTCAAATAAGCGAATGGGCAAATTAAATGTTATATGAATATGAATctatacacttttttttttaatttgtcatatGAATTAAAATTTAACCAATCTGTCATATCAACTTTCCGAAAATCATTGATTTGTCATCTTACCCTAACTCTGTTAAGTTTTCCATCCAAAATAAGTCATGAATTCATGTTCAAGGTTATTTTGGGCATTTCAGCACCTTATTATTCCGTTAAGTTCATGGTCAATTTGTCATATCACTCTAACTTTGTTAAGTTCTCCCTATAAACCGTAGAATTTGAAGGAAATCAATGGAAAATGTTGTGAACTAAGTAATATTTTCTCATCACTTGGTGCTTTTGAATTTGAACATGACCAGGCAATAGACTCATATTTTTTATATGGTAGCAATGAAATGAAAGAGATTGAGATTGCCATGATTGACCACGTTTTTTCAATGGACATGATAGATCATGTTGAATTCTTAAAACTTACAATTAGCCACAACACGATGTTAGTGAGTCTAATGTACTTTTTTGGTAGTTCACCATAAGTTTTTCAAAATGAATACGACATGTTTTCTAACTAGCCAAACTTTTAAGGGTTTGTACTAAAGGGAAGTAAAGAACTTATGAAAAAGAGGTTAAAAGTCTGAAATAACCCTGAGCCATGTGTGAGGCCCATGACTTATTTTCGCACGGCTTATTTTGAATGGAAAACTTAACGGTGTTatgagatgacaaattaatgTTTTTGGAAAGTCGTTATAATAAATTGCTTAAACTTCTAGTTCatatgacaaattgaaaaaGATGTATAAGTTCATATAACATTTCAAAAATTCCCTAACACTTTGTCTGGATgaggaaatttaagattactaaagaattttaaaatgacagaattttattttctagaatttgtgaattttcttgtttagttaacctaaaagaacaatagaatttgaatacgaaatttgttatttttaaactcgctcatgaaattgggaaatgacacctatatagatgaaatttaaacttgggacccaaattccaagtttatttttctctcggaaattataaatatttatgtttatgaatAAAAACAAGGGAATTTGTGCATGTTAATTtataattatgatttttatcaaaATTCTAAGTTTATTTCTCTTATTCAAACGTAATGTAAACAaaattattctaatttaatcaaaattctgaaaattttgtaaacttgAACAGCTTAAATATTTTTTCATGTGCTCAAGATTCTTATCGTCCTGTAATTTAGCTCAAAGTTTGGATTCTGATTACAAAATGATGAGTCACTTTGAAGCAATGACGTACAATATTAGTCTTGTTCAGAACAGAAGTACAATTAAACTAAAACGTCTCGTTTGGAATAGAAATACAACTAAAGTAAGAGCTAGTTAATAACGCCACGTCTTTTGTAAATTATCAACTAATGGAAAACATCATCTTTGTTATTCTTGTTTGCACTCATACCAAATGTTGATTAAACAAAAAAAGTGAAGGGCCAGAGTCAATGTCAGCGGAGGATGCAATTCTGTTAGCAAATGGGGCCATATCAAAGTTGCTACCTGCAGCTCTCTCGTACATATTCGAAGAGAATCCAAACAGGATATAAAGTCCAATTGAACACCAACAAGTTCTTCCCATTCCCACTTTTTCCATGTTAGATGTGGTccatgtggagccaaaaataatcataagGCGACACGTAGATTTTTTggtgaagatgacaaatttacccttgaggcatactgggtctcctacacgcgagcagtggagaatcatccatcaaccaaatcaggagtacccaaaataggtaacaagttcaaatttgtctcatccatcctcattccataaccaccaaaaacctcccaaaacatttcttttagtatgataattagccaattaatatatttatacctaattaatatattaattgctaattaaaTCATCCAATTAACCACAAAATATATCTCATTCAATCCCAAAGCTAGGCAATGGCCGGCCATCTCCCATGCTCCTTACCTTTCTTATTTTCCCCACTTTATTGCCCAAATTAAATTAGATAATTAACTCTATAACCCCCCCCATTTAtttctttcatatttaattagccaataaattggctaattaaaccaaaaatttaacccaaaaaACCTAGTGTTGGCCGGCCACTTCCTCTCTAAAGTGGACCAatctagccctataaataggctcctattttcaccaaataCTCATTCCAATCCTCTTGCACAAAATCATAAATACTTTAAAcattctttctctctaaaattctaactttggcatcggaggttcttcggccaaagtcccctcattcatcgtgggtgcgtgaggcttttggccttaacctaatgtgctagttgttttgtaggtgcaaaatcgt
Encoded proteins:
- the LOC126584722 gene encoding uncharacterized protein LOC126584722 isoform X2, with translation MAWRSAGSLSRSLVSTARVSSLRLAPPLRRLRPPSLSTPRRLFASPRNMGELGCIQSLLPMHNVTAATCLTSHLAANARGCCELSHGRNGKDG
- the LOC126584722 gene encoding protein NONRESPONDING TO OXYLIPINS 2, mitochondrial-like isoform X1, with product MAWRSAGSLSRSLVSTARVSSLRLAPPLRRLRPPSLSTPRRLFASPRNMGELGCIQSLLPMHNVTAATCLTSHLAANARGCCELSHGTFCRTCQDR